The Toxotes jaculatrix isolate fToxJac2 chromosome 6, fToxJac2.pri, whole genome shotgun sequence genomic interval TGTGCTGTGTCAATTTGGTTCTGTTCaacttttctgttgtttgattaTAGTGTAATCGGTCGGTACATTTATTCGCTCTTGCATGAACAATCCTGGGTTTTTAAACAATCAGGTCAATATTCTTAGCACTTAATACATATAAGACAGAAAACATTGCAGCTCACACCACAatttggaaatttaaaaaaaagttacatcAAAAACAGTTAAAGAAGCCCAAAATTAACGGACAACCCTCAGCCCATTCACAATGCCACAGATAAAATTGAGAACCTTTGTCCCTGGACACGATTCCAACCCTTATAGCAGATCTAAAACCACAAACACGTCATTAACAGCATGCTAGTGAAGAACCACATTCTCCTGTTCATGCTCAAAGATCAACCCTATCCTCTTGCCTTCCCATTTCTGCGCTTCTTCTCCATACCTTCTCGGCACATCTTATAAAACGATCGGTGAatattcacacgcacacacacacacacgcgcgcgcgcacacacacacacaacggaAACATGTTTACAGCAATGTTGAGAATTTCATTGGAAATACTGCTGGATGGTGGTAATGTGTCTTCGAGTGTGCAACAGAGCACTCCTGGCAGCTACAAAGAGGGTTTCTGACagaacagactgaaaacaaaacccCCATCAGGCCATTTCATTCTTCTGAATCACTCACACTGCCACATGATCTCCTCGCAGGTAACAAGGGTCATTTATTCACATGAGTCAAGATGGATGTGGCCCAGCTGAAAATTTCAGAGCAGGAGGGGAAAGAACACTGCCTGTACACATAGCCACCACAAGGAGGGGGTGTGCTCTGTGAAGGCAAATTAGTACAATCTCACTGTTGCTTCTTCTGCTGTGGAGACTTGTGCTACTCTGGTTTAGATCAACAAACCACTGACAAACATAAAAGCAGATACAGCTACACTTGTCCATCTCTAACCAAGCACACCGTCAGTCCAAAGTCCTAACAGGTGCATAGCTGGCTTGTAAAACTCCAGCTGGAGTTAAGGTCAGACTGTTGAAAGGCTCAGCTTCACTGCCACTTTTAAAGCACTGCATAATAAGTGAGTTCAAGCACTGACTgcataggtttttttttaaatacagtacattggatttcatgagcagcagcaggctcaGCTAGCTGTTTGTTAATGCATCCAGGGCACTAGTAGCACGTGCTTGTGTAATGAAGGCTGCGTGGCAGTCAGTAAAGGACGTCTGTGGGATCCTGATCTACATTCCACTCTTTAGTTCAGCTGTTGGATCTTACCTTTCTCACTCACATCTGACAGGTGCTGCTATAGATAACTTGTTCCCTCAGGAGGAGGGCGCTGTGTGCACAGTTATCCCCACCTGAGACCTTGTGAGCCTGAATATCTCCCTTCTGCCACCTTTGTTTGCCTGGTTGCTAGGGGGTTTTTGCTTTGACTGGTCTGTCCCACAAGTCATTCAGATCTGTGGTATCAAGGAGTGAGGGAAGGCACAAGGGAGTGTGAACAGCTTCCCTGTTCAGAGCAGCACAAGCCCTGGGGCCCTAAAATGTCAGAGGTGAAGCATGGCAGGGCTTCGAACAGCCTGGTAACTGGAGGTCACATACATGGCTCAGGGGCGGACGTGACTCAgcctttcaaaacacacacacacacacactgtataattTTTCTAAATTAGCTTCCTTTGCAAATGCTCTCTGCTTGTTTTACTCTGATCTGACCTGTGACATTACattcctccctgctgctgatgATAATGTCAAGAAAAGGTGTGACCATTCCTTGGCTTaattaaagaacaaaacaagTTGGCTTTGTTCCTCTCAAAGCCAGAGGAAGAAATCGGTCTTGGAGCTAAAAACACTTTGTGGGAATCTAAACCAGTTACCAGTTCAGACAAGCAGAAGCAGATGAGGAAGTACTGTTATTACTGTTACTGtatgttttcctgctgtgtaTGTAACGTGTGTAACCTCtactcagacaaaaaaaaaagaaagaataaaagaaaacatgtaagaaaccaacaaaaacaactctGTAGCTTTCTTTTCTTCAATGCATCAGGGTTTAGTGTGCATACTGTGACTGCACACGTGACAGAAGGTGGACAGGGGGGTCTGCGCTAAGTGAGGACGATGGAGGGGGTTCaggggaagaagaagggggacAGGGAATTAAAGTTCAGTCCATGACAGAAGAGGGATGTGTGTATGCTAGGGGTGTGGGGGACAGGGATGGGGCAGGGACGGGGGGAGGGGTGATTTCACAGGGAGACGAGGTCAGGAGTCCTCGGTGCCCGAGTCGTCCTCATCATAGCAACAGTCCTCGTTGTCGTCCTCGTCGTcgtcctccagctcctcgtCGTCGTAGTAGTCATCATATAAGAGGTTGGAGCCGTCATCCGTGGGCGGGACTTGGGTGCGGACGCAGTATTCGTCCAACGTGACAGGAACCTTGACACCGTCCCGCTCTGCGTCAGCTTTGGTAGCCACCACCTGCTTCCTGTGAAAAGGAAAGataggacagaaaaaagaaaagaacagtcAGACGAGGCCACAGAGAGCTTCACTGCTGGTACTCTCTGTACCTGCTACACTGAAAAACTCTCTGAAGTGTGAAGAGAAGAGTGCTGCTTGTCCTCTTGGTACCTGATGATCTCGATGTATTCTCTGTCCTTGCCCTTGCTGTCCCTCCACTTGCGGTACATAACTGATGCGTCCACGTTGGCTGGGGAGAAGGTGTTGGGCTCGTTCAGCAGAGAGATCACGCTGAGCAGGATGGTCCTGAGCGGAGACGTCAGCAGACGAGGgaaagtgaagagagagagattaaaataCAAGAGAGCAGTACAGGGGGAGGaaaggcagaaacagaggaagaggggggtGGGAGGCAAAGATGGAGGTAAGATGAGATAGCAGACGTTGAGAATGCAGGACAAGGACGTGcacagagatggaaagaaaggaCATACGGATAAagcaagacagagagggggagggtaAGATATGAATGTTACAGTCAGACAAGAAAAATATCCATTTGTCTTTGCTGTCATCTGTTGATTTTTAGAGATATTAACAGACAATACATTCATTATTTATGCTTGGGTAAATCGCCTAGTTTTAACCATATGAGGGCAGTAAAAAGCTTGGGTGTTACAGTACACCTTGTCCCtaaaactgttttcatataTGTGATCTCCCACCAGCTCACTCATTTTCCCTTTCCCTGGTGCCAAAATGTGGGActggttttgtttctgttgttgttttgatcaTCAGCTCGGGGGCAACAAAGGACCCATTATTGTGTTGTACACCTCTATTCAACTGCAAGAGTCTGTGTATGAACATAATGCATAAGAGGAAAAgctaaggagagagagagaaagagagagaatggagaAGCTGCAGGGGTTGAATGAAGGTGTCAAGTAAATATCTGAAATAAAGGGTTATCAATTACACACCACGCTTGGCTGGTTCAGGCATTTACACTGCAGCAAGTTGGTAGGCAGTTGAGGGAAGATCTCGAATAACTGCCTTTATGTTACATCCATGAACAGGAGGCCAAAACTTGCAGACTTTTAGCTTATTAGCACTGTTGCTCCTAGATCCTTTTGTGTGCGACTGACAAAACAATCAGTCCAAAATGATTGTAGAAGTAGTTTTATCAACCATGATCTAGAAGTTTGTCTCTCTTCAAAggctttaattttaaatggtGAACTCTGGACTGAATCAGCTACTGtgcacagccacagcagctggTGCTATCAGCTACATtagcacacacacttatatattTGACAAAACCCAAAAGTAAACTATGGAAACTTCAAGTCTTTGCAAGTCTTTGACTGTCATAACACAACATGAGGATTCCAGGCAAAACATGGCTGCCTGGAAGGCAGGAAAAATGCATCAATCAAAATCCTGCAAGGAATGTAGGAAATAAGTCTAAAGCCTCATGGTAAGGTATGAAAAAGGCTTGGAAGTCCAGACTATATTAAAAGGGCTATATTTACAGCAGAGTTCTTTCTATATTGATGCAAGtctactcaaattaaagctgagacttggtaCTTTAATGTATTTCAATGtatttcaaattgaatgtgTGAACAAAAATGTGTAATTGTCCACATAGTTACGGTCTAGACCATATGTCTAGTAATGCTTACTTCTGTCAATTTGTTAGAAATGACAGATAATTCAAATAATTATATTTAAGGAGGCAGCTGTAAGACACTGGACAAAGTAACTTTGATGGTTTTGCACACTGCTCTTTAACAAAACAACCTAGAATGGGGTAAAGAGTGTTATGTTGTGTACCTGACGTTCTGTGTGGGGTTCCACCTCTCTGACGGCAGCTCACCGCTCTGTGGGTCGTCCACTGGTGGGTGCAGGATAGAGATACACACATCCCCATTCTAAGGACGCAAGAGAACCAACACCGTCATGTTGAggtaatattttaattattactaCTTAGATCCAAGATTAAAATATTAGGTTTGGTCaatctttattaaaaaaattataataattaaacCTTGACCTTGAATCACATGACAAGGATCTACTGTTTCTCCTATTTTCAGTCTTATATTCATATATATCCTACTTATATAAGCAGTAGCTCACGGGTCTGTTAACAAAGGCCATGAGAAGCTATTGCAAGTTACAATCAGCATTTACACCAGTCAGGGTTACCTCGTAAATGTTGGGGTGCCACATTTTGGTGAGGAAGCGGAAAGCAGGTGGAGAGTACGGGTAGTCGACGGGGAACTTGATCCGAGCCTGAAAGTGACAGAAGACACATTATAGAAATGTGAGAGGCAGACGGTTTATCAACACTTCTCCCTTGCCAACAGACAAGTCATGACAACTTCCCTCTGAACTGTTCACCGTTTCAGAGAACCGTTTTCACCGATTAGGCCCACAGAGACTTACTGGCTCAAAATATACTTGGAAACTAAAGGGTGATTCCTTTAATCATAGCTAGGCTGCTGCATTTAATATTAGTGCACTAGTGGTTTTGTTTGCTTCAAGAAAACCTGCAGTGTGCAttagatccacacacacatttgctaaAAATTATCCTGCTGGTCTCCCAGGGTTAACCGAATTCAAGTCTGTACAATGCTGCAAAAGCAGAACACACATTCTGAGGGCTTTTCTTCACAGAGACCTATGTTTTACAGCTCTGGTGTCAACAAGCAGAAGCTAGATGAACATCACAATCAAGATGATCAGTTTCAATGgtgactgaaaaaagaaaactataaaTAGTAGCTGTAGAGTCATGGCAAACCCTACTGAGGTGGCCGAGCATGGAGGGGCTAATGACAGTGTAATGTAATATGAtgtagaaagaaagagggaggggaggctcGCAGTGCATTCAGCTGCCCAGTGTGTGGAGCTCAGAGAAACAGCAGTgggagggtggtgggggtggatgGGAATGGGTGCTGGGGTTGCTGGTATAAAGACATTGTGTGGGGGTTTGTCCTCTCCAGCTGTCACTGCAAGCCAAGACAATCCACAGCTCACACCCGTGTTCTGCTATTATGCACCCTCAACACtgaaaccacacccacacactgtaTTAATCCTACTATGCGTAGAGGACACCGGCTACACAgattacacacacgcacgtcaCTCACAGCATGAAACCTTCTGCTGCAACCCTCTCCACCAaccaaacatatacacacacacacacacttgctcacaTTTGCTGATTTGGCATGGTCAGCTGGTCCTCGCCACAGTGAACCTTCGAGCGGTGGTAGGGTGGGGGTTTGTCGGCTACACTGGGGGTGGAGTGGTAGTGGTAGTTTGGAGAGGGGGGCATTTAAACCGGGCAGTATATAGCAGAAACATACGGTATATCAGTGCTCAGACCaaagcgccacaagtgtgatcTGTTAATATTCTCTGAATCTGTTACTGTCCACCCTGTCTGTCAGAGCTGTAtttcacaggctgtgttgtttttaaattgtgtgtcAGTATGTCCTGACCTACAGTGCAAGATCAACATTTGTTGTACTGGATGTCCCTCCTGGTCCTGATTTGCAACCAACAGAATAAAACTGTTCTCACCATGTAAAATCAGAccagagaggaaacactgacacagcCCTGAGAGAATGCGgcttgtagaaaaaaaaagtcccaggGTCCGACTGACCCTGCCAAAAAAGCTGGCGGCCCTTCAGAGTGCAGGGTTCAAGCCAACATTGTACACATTACAGGCTGGCAACAGTGcaacacacagcagccagcCAGGGGGGGGGTaggagaggggtgggggtggggaggaggagggccaGGCTGCAACTGTGAGAGCATGGTTTGTCTTCCCAAACAATATAAACATCAAGATCATATCTGTCCACTGGCTGAGAGAAAACTCTCACTCCTTCTCATGTCCAACTGACAGTCAAGTTGTCTGCTCTGATTTACAATGCAATgcccatgtttatttttttttgttgttgaccCCAATAAGACGAGCTGACAGCCACATCATCTACTAGTGTGGGTGATTTAATAAGCCACAGTAGCTCCTATCAGAAGCCATTCAGCATTACTCTGAGAAACCATTTGGTCCAATTCAAAAGGGGATGGAAAtggtgcaaaaaacaaacaaaaaaaaaaagaactagaGGAGATTTGGAATGGCACAAACTTACGCCAACACTGCCAACGGGCAAAGTGGTTTATGTTTGCTTGTCCTCCAGGTATGCTTTTCCAACAAAAGAAGTGTGTTAATGAAAAGCTGAAAGTTTTAGATCTTAGTTCACatgaattaagaaaaaaagttaagggcaaaaaaaaaaaatcctcaaacaCCACCAAAATCTAATTCACTCTTGCATTGGCAAAGAGTTGTCTGTTCACCCACTTTCATCCAAAACCGTCTGAGCTATCTTGGAAACAAAAAGACCATCAGACATGGAAGAAAACCTACACTCAGTCCAACAGTGGAAAGTAAACAAGAGCCACCCATCTCTttggtgacacacacagaaatggtGCCATTATTGCCAAACTTTCGTTAATTTCTGACAAAAATAGCTTCACTCATCGTGATCCTGCAAGTCTGAATCCAGGCTGCAAGTAAAGCAGGGAGGTGGGGATATGCATTAAGCACGAGCATTGATCCCTGTAAGAAGGTAAGAGCATAATTTCACAATGCAGCTTACCAGGAGGCTTTAGATCCGCTTTCCTAGCAACACAATATCACAAACTGTATGCAAACACTAGCAGTGCATTCAGTTACCATTTAGGGCTCCAAAATACAACTGACAAAGTGAGTAGGCTAATGAAGAAGGGAAAGATGCTTGTGGATTCAGCAGCACCAACTACAGATCGATTTAAAACCACTGGAAATAGGTGCAGAACAATTTGTCCATAAGCTTTGTCCAGGCAATGGGTGTGTTATAAACCTTAATGGAGAGCATACAACACTAATAATGTAGTGTAAAACTTCACTGAACCAAAAGATAGATCGGAGTGCTGTAACTCTTGGCCTGCCCGCCCAGCAAGCTGGGACCAAACCCTtggtggatggagggaggagaggatagATGGATGGTTTTAGAGAAGAGTGACAGAGCTGGCCTAAACACAGACAGGCTGCTTGGTTGGCTCATTTGATCTGCAGCAGTGAGCAGCTTGTCTCCTGTCTCATCAGCACCCAGCAGACAGAagcaaagaaacacaaggaggaggaagtggaggaaggGGATGATGCAGCATGGTCTTAGGAGGCCAGAGATCATCCTCTCTACATGAGTGCCTGTCCTTATTATCCACTCACTTTTTAGTATATTCTGTAGAACACTCGCTTTCTCTTTACTCTGCCTCCACAACCCTTTTGGATCAAGCAGTAATGGGTACAGGAAACGAGGTATTGCTTCACATGCAGCAGCTCAACCAACCAAGATGTCTGCTCATCACAAAGTGCTGGCCTCAGTACATCCGTTCCAACATGCCACTGCTGGCTTGCCAGTCATGCCTCATAATTGGACTGAGGACATAATTAACAGCAACCATGGTCAAAAGGTGATTCACTCTGAACAGTTTCCTGCCATGCAcgtgaaaaaaaagagacccATGAAGAGCTTGTTACAGAAAATATAGAATACAAGATCTCTTTCTACAAAACTCATTCTTGGATTGTGACCTAAAAAACCCTGCCTTGAAAATATAATGGGAATGAGAGCGAACGCGCCCACCCTCTGGAAAATGACAGCAAGGCGAAGTAAACCAGGTCAATGCGAAGACCCTGAACAGAAAAAATCATTCTGTTCTCCCTGTGCAACTCTTTACCTTCTCCACCGACcttatcctcacacacacacacacacaccctccacccACCTCACACTGAATGACGAGGAATAAGGTCGTAGCGTAGAGCAAATTCCGtagcgcatgcacacacacaggtc includes:
- the cdc34a gene encoding cell division cycle 34 homolog (S. cerevisiae) a, which gives rise to MAQHGHHVASSQKALMLEMKSLQDEPVEGFKITLVDESDMYNWEVAIFGPPNTHYEGGYFKARIKFPVDYPYSPPAFRFLTKMWHPNIYENGDVCISILHPPVDDPQSGELPSERWNPTQNVRTILLSVISLLNEPNTFSPANVDASVMYRKWRDSKGKDREYIEIIRKQVVATKADAERDGVKVPVTLDEYCVRTQVPPTDDGSNLLYDDYYDDEELEDDDEDDNEDCCYDEDDSGTEDS